In the genome of Paenibacillus pabuli, one region contains:
- a CDS encoding aldehyde dehydrogenase family protein, with protein sequence MKNSRNWIGGEWIEPTAGECAVINPSNTKEQVGVLHLSDSSQVIQAEQAAREAYGSWSGLSGPVRAGHLERMADLLQSKSDDVANLASMEMGKPIAEMRGEVSRGVNLLRYYAAEGLRANGAVIPSSEQNVLQFTRKVSLGVAGIITPWNFPVAIPIWKIAPALICGNTVVWKPAELASLTATRLAELFEEAGLPPGVINLVIGKGSQIGKAMLEQTPLDAVSFTGSTSTGLGIAQICANRNIKYQTEMGGKNAAVVLNDADLETAVPLIVSGAFRSAGQKCTATSRIIVESGIYDSFIKKLSYALSKIKLAPALDSEAYLGPVASASQYKTVMSYVHMASEQADILAQGPPLSGDQDGYYIRPIVAAGVGAGHPLIQEEIFGPVATVLEAANFDEAVALCNQSIYGLSASLFTQNLSHAHRFLDEARAGMVRVNQETAGVEYQAPFGGMKLSSSHTREQGQAALDFFTELKTCAISYR encoded by the coding sequence ATGAAAAACAGCCGCAACTGGATCGGGGGAGAATGGATAGAGCCGACAGCGGGAGAGTGCGCCGTAATCAACCCATCCAACACCAAGGAGCAGGTGGGGGTGCTGCATTTATCGGATTCATCACAAGTCATTCAGGCAGAGCAGGCGGCGCGTGAAGCTTACGGCTCCTGGTCTGGCTTGAGCGGCCCTGTCAGAGCCGGTCATTTGGAACGGATGGCGGATTTGCTTCAGTCAAAATCGGATGACGTCGCTAACCTCGCAAGCATGGAGATGGGGAAGCCGATTGCGGAAATGCGCGGGGAAGTAAGCAGGGGAGTGAACCTGCTGCGTTATTACGCCGCCGAGGGACTCCGGGCGAACGGGGCGGTCATCCCTTCCAGCGAGCAGAATGTGCTGCAATTCACCAGGAAGGTTTCTCTCGGCGTGGCGGGCATCATTACGCCATGGAATTTCCCCGTTGCCATTCCGATCTGGAAAATAGCACCCGCGCTGATTTGCGGAAACACAGTGGTATGGAAACCGGCGGAACTTGCATCGCTGACCGCGACCAGGCTGGCTGAACTGTTTGAAGAAGCTGGGCTTCCGCCAGGTGTCATCAATCTGGTTATCGGCAAGGGCAGCCAGATCGGTAAAGCGATGCTTGAGCAAACTCCTTTGGACGCCGTAAGTTTTACCGGCTCCACGTCCACAGGCCTTGGCATTGCCCAAATTTGCGCCAATCGCAATATCAAATATCAGACCGAAATGGGCGGCAAAAATGCTGCTGTCGTATTAAACGACGCTGATCTTGAAACGGCTGTGCCGCTCATTGTCAGCGGTGCGTTTCGGTCGGCGGGCCAAAAATGTACGGCAACAAGCCGGATTATCGTTGAGTCGGGAATCTATGATTCGTTCATCAAGAAATTGTCGTATGCCTTGTCCAAAATCAAGCTGGCTCCGGCACTTGACAGCGAGGCTTACCTTGGTCCCGTGGCTTCTGCAAGCCAGTACAAAACCGTGATGTCTTATGTGCATATGGCGAGCGAACAAGCGGATATTCTGGCGCAAGGTCCGCCGCTCTCCGGAGATCAGGATGGTTATTATATCCGGCCGATCGTGGCCGCTGGCGTAGGCGCAGGACACCCCCTGATCCAGGAGGAAATATTCGGACCCGTCGCCACGGTGCTGGAAGCAGCCAACTTTGACGAAGCGGTGGCTTTGTGCAATCAATCGATTTACGGGCTGAGCGCTTCGCTGTTTACTCAAAATTTATCGCATGCCCATCGGTTCCTGGACGAGGCCCGGGCCGGAATGGTCCGTGTCAATCAGGAAACCGCGGGTGTTGAGTATCAGGCGCCTTTTGGCGGCATGAAGCTGTCAAGCTCCCATACGCGCGAACAGGGCCAGGCTGCACTGGACTTCTTTACCGAGCTTAAGACGTGTGCCATTTCTTATCGATAG
- a CDS encoding (2Fe-2S)-binding protein: protein MKRSSMIICRCEEVTLIQLEAAYESGCQTSRQLKMKTRAGMGACQGRVCRHLLETWVHAKNPESARDPELLPHRPPVRPVTFGQLANGEA from the coding sequence ATGAAACGCTCTTCCATGATCATTTGCCGATGCGAAGAAGTAACCCTCATTCAATTGGAGGCCGCATACGAGTCAGGATGCCAAACTTCAAGGCAGCTAAAAATGAAAACACGGGCCGGTATGGGAGCCTGCCAGGGCAGGGTATGCAGGCATCTCCTCGAAACCTGGGTGCATGCCAAAAATCCGGAGTCTGCCCGCGATCCGGAACTGCTGCCCCACCGTCCTCCGGTGCGGCCAGTGACTTTTGGCCAGCTGGCTAATGGTGAAGCGTAA
- a CDS encoding (2Fe-2S)-binding protein encodes MERITNHPILGPLKRGKEPVSFTFDGRTLTGLQGEPIAAALLASGIRRLRRHEESGTARGLYCAIGHCMECRLNVEGRGQVRSCLTPLEEGMRISEGRQLSNEITGRKLP; translated from the coding sequence ATGGAACGGATTACGAATCATCCGATTTTGGGTCCGCTGAAGAGGGGGAAGGAACCGGTCAGCTTTACGTTTGACGGCAGAACACTGACCGGACTTCAGGGCGAACCGATTGCTGCGGCCCTGCTGGCCTCGGGGATTCGCAGACTGCGCAGGCATGAGGAGTCCGGCACCGCTCGCGGGCTGTATTGCGCCATCGGCCACTGTATGGAATGCCGACTGAACGTGGAAGGGAGGGGGCAGGTGCGCTCCTGTCTTACCCCGCTCGAAGAGGGGATGCGCATTTCGGAAGGGCGGCAGCTTTCCAATGAAATTACGGGGAGGAAGCTGCCATGA
- a CDS encoding NAD(P)/FAD-dependent oxidoreductase, whose translation MTSFDLLIVGAGPAGLSAAAAAAEHGLSVAVLDEFPQPGGRMLGQFHEEKGRWWVGRQVAEQLIEECSVKGVDIRCGVSVHSILRIEQRWVVRVAGGSFTAARVLLATGASEIPQPILGWTLPGVMSIGAAQVMANVHYVKPGRRGLIIGVNVLAMAIARELSVSGISLAGIVLPERNSISGKEALPKDAMKRLLDLAHLAPSPLMRIGGKLGASLGLAGAVSRFYPRGVLKIWDIPLRLRTSAISINGEHHVESVTLADVTGRGEIIPGSEREENVDFVALAGGLSPLAELAAVAGCPLVYAKELGGHIPLHNEDMRTPVEGLYVAGNITGIESALVAMAQGSVAAAAICRDAGVLGKDREPHLLEAMEHVRRIRAAALIQFHSGISDAREQFYKK comes from the coding sequence ATGACGTCATTCGATCTGTTGATTGTTGGAGCCGGTCCGGCGGGATTATCAGCCGCCGCAGCGGCGGCTGAGCATGGCTTGAGTGTAGCTGTGCTGGATGAATTCCCGCAGCCGGGCGGGCGCATGCTTGGACAATTCCATGAGGAAAAAGGGAGATGGTGGGTTGGCAGGCAGGTTGCAGAACAGCTGATAGAAGAATGCAGCGTCAAGGGAGTGGATATCCGCTGCGGTGTTTCCGTTCACAGCATACTCCGAATTGAACAGCGCTGGGTCGTAAGAGTCGCGGGTGGATCGTTCACGGCAGCAAGGGTGCTGCTCGCCACCGGCGCTTCCGAAATTCCTCAGCCGATTCTGGGCTGGACGCTGCCAGGGGTTATGTCGATCGGTGCAGCCCAAGTGATGGCCAATGTGCACTATGTGAAGCCGGGACGCCGCGGGCTAATCATCGGCGTGAACGTGCTCGCGATGGCAATTGCCCGCGAACTGTCCGTTAGCGGGATTTCGCTCGCCGGGATCGTGCTGCCAGAACGAAATTCCATATCCGGTAAAGAAGCCCTGCCAAAAGATGCGATGAAACGTCTGCTGGACCTTGCTCATTTGGCTCCGTCTCCGCTAATGAGAATCGGAGGAAAGCTGGGCGCGAGCCTTGGGTTGGCTGGCGCGGTATCCCGCTTTTATCCACGGGGCGTGCTTAAAATATGGGACATTCCTTTACGGCTCCGCACTTCCGCGATATCCATTAACGGCGAGCATCACGTGGAATCCGTGACGCTGGCGGATGTAACCGGGAGAGGCGAAATTATTCCGGGCAGCGAGCGGGAGGAGAACGTCGATTTTGTGGCCCTTGCCGGCGGTTTATCTCCACTCGCGGAATTGGCCGCGGTGGCCGGGTGTCCCCTGGTGTATGCAAAGGAACTGGGCGGCCATATTCCGCTGCACAATGAGGACATGCGAACGCCAGTAGAGGGCCTGTACGTCGCCGGCAATATTACGGGAATCGAAAGCGCGCTGGTCGCTATGGCTCAAGGCAGTGTTGCGGCGGCCGCCATTTGCCGGGATGCTGGAGTGCTGGGGAAGGATCGGGAACCTCACCTGCTTGAAGCGATGGAGCATGTCCGCCGGATTCGCGCCGCTGCTTTGATCCAGTTTCATTCAGGCATTTCGGATGCCAGAGAGCAATTTTATAAGAAATGA
- a CDS encoding LamG-like jellyroll fold domain-containing protein, whose amino-acid sequence MKKWLSMALSFALLFSLCAFPAAAEPVKPDSTNGEAKIIDIFGRTLNDYGVELVDWQGYIANPYVKLNVVPPKDAAYPLTIDIKAKGTSRLMMDRPSTLSETGAAKTLTFQNTGESKHFLLEIHPDRIGGNGEIEHYTLELTVTDANGNVQKQTTPIRVWDQDDDREPSLPLKFDYRYDTIQPYFSDPAIRNASEQAIKDWFYFFDMEPFDTVPANSEVTRLPQDNFDGHISVTNNEPYNGMWVYLRGLNEPYSTGGASDNGKYHKRNGVTVPDRIHRSLLTILDFYDTATPFSSLDDEKWYLTEMSDTSTDVYGLIMHEFGHALAFSHSWRGMAAYKRSGGTADNIVAYQGVPIPLDDTYHIPGEPQYWDRISGQNGGRTHLFHNKRWMLTKLTLLIAEKAGWTLNRSLTPFLSPAIKNTPVPNAKPGQNYELKLQAEGGVPFYDWNIAGGTLPEGLTLDRFTGKIAGKVSGGAKGSYRFTVQLRDYDEKSAPVQKEFTLNVGQGELAGDYLFDEKQGEDSGIALDYSGAGHDAAVYHASWTDGARGGGLGLNGSSSYMKLPDRMLKGAQDFTFSAWVNVAGSPDASSSGSSDINAANVRIFDFGSPPGKSMALSIEAGGTLRLTAPGPQGTGAVNISGSGVTSGQWHHAAVTVSGSTAILYLDGAELARTSDVNPGSIRSLLNGANKYIGKSGTNEHYFAGSLDEIKLYSRALLAADIAALAADKPSPPVVEPPGPVNPNVAVEGNITASYVSPWESLVGLNDEYEPTSSADRGHPIYGNWDTRGTEQWVQYDFDRPFTLSSSEVYWFADHDGIDLPASFYIQYWTGTDWVKVSNPSEYGVLPDQYNVTTFDPVTTTKIRLTMKAKATTSTGIQQWKVIGASTSE is encoded by the coding sequence ATGAAAAAATGGTTATCCATGGCGCTGAGCTTTGCGCTGTTGTTTTCCTTATGTGCATTCCCGGCCGCGGCCGAGCCCGTGAAACCGGATTCAACCAACGGCGAGGCGAAGATCATTGACATTTTCGGAAGAACGCTCAACGATTACGGCGTCGAACTGGTAGACTGGCAGGGATACATCGCTAACCCGTATGTGAAACTGAACGTTGTTCCGCCGAAAGACGCCGCTTATCCATTGACGATTGACATCAAGGCCAAAGGTACTTCTCGCCTGATGATGGATCGGCCGAGCACCTTGAGCGAGACAGGGGCGGCAAAGACGCTGACGTTTCAAAATACCGGCGAAAGCAAACACTTTCTGCTCGAAATTCATCCCGACCGAATTGGAGGCAACGGTGAAATCGAACATTATACGCTGGAGCTCACGGTCACGGATGCCAATGGCAATGTCCAAAAACAAACCACCCCGATTCGTGTATGGGACCAGGATGATGACAGAGAGCCGAGCCTGCCGCTGAAATTTGATTATAGATATGACACGATCCAGCCTTATTTCAGTGATCCCGCGATCCGAAATGCCAGCGAGCAGGCGATCAAGGATTGGTTCTATTTCTTCGATATGGAGCCCTTCGATACCGTCCCGGCGAACTCGGAAGTCACCCGGCTGCCGCAGGATAATTTTGACGGGCATATCTCGGTGACCAATAATGAGCCTTACAACGGAATGTGGGTCTACCTCAGAGGGCTTAACGAGCCTTATTCCACTGGCGGAGCGTCCGACAACGGGAAATATCATAAACGTAACGGAGTGACGGTTCCCGACAGAATCCATCGTTCGCTTCTCACCATTTTGGACTTTTACGATACTGCGACGCCGTTTAGCTCGCTGGATGATGAGAAATGGTACCTGACGGAGATGTCAGACACCTCTACGGACGTGTACGGACTCATCATGCACGAATTCGGGCATGCGCTTGCGTTTTCCCACAGCTGGAGAGGGATGGCTGCCTATAAACGCAGTGGAGGAACGGCGGACAATATCGTCGCGTACCAAGGGGTTCCGATTCCGTTGGATGACACCTACCATATTCCTGGAGAACCGCAATACTGGGACCGGATCAGCGGGCAGAACGGCGGCCGTACACATCTCTTTCACAACAAGCGCTGGATGCTGACCAAACTGACGCTGTTGATTGCGGAAAAAGCGGGCTGGACATTGAATCGTTCACTGACGCCTTTCCTTAGCCCTGCCATTAAAAACACCCCGGTTCCCAATGCTAAGCCAGGACAGAATTATGAGCTGAAGCTTCAGGCGGAAGGCGGAGTCCCTTTCTATGATTGGAATATTGCAGGGGGAACACTGCCGGAGGGATTGACGCTGGACCGTTTTACGGGCAAGATCGCGGGAAAAGTATCCGGTGGGGCCAAAGGCAGCTACAGGTTTACGGTACAACTCCGGGATTATGACGAAAAGAGTGCCCCGGTTCAAAAGGAATTCACATTAAATGTAGGCCAGGGAGAACTGGCGGGAGATTACTTGTTTGATGAAAAACAGGGCGAGGATTCCGGTATCGCCCTGGATTATTCCGGTGCGGGCCATGATGCTGCCGTTTATCATGCTTCTTGGACGGACGGCGCAAGAGGCGGAGGATTGGGCTTGAACGGGTCGTCAAGCTACATGAAGCTTCCGGATCGGATGCTGAAAGGAGCCCAGGACTTCACATTCTCCGCATGGGTAAACGTGGCCGGGAGTCCGGATGCCTCATCCTCCGGCAGCTCTGATATAAACGCAGCCAACGTACGCATTTTCGATTTTGGCTCACCCCCAGGCAAATCCATGGCATTATCCATCGAAGCTGGCGGAACGTTACGCTTGACGGCACCGGGCCCGCAGGGGACCGGAGCCGTGAACATTTCTGGCAGCGGCGTAACATCCGGACAATGGCATCATGCGGCGGTCACCGTATCCGGAAGCACGGCAATCCTTTACCTGGATGGGGCTGAGCTGGCCAGGACCTCGGATGTGAATCCAGGCAGCATCCGATCCCTTCTGAATGGAGCGAACAAGTATATCGGAAAGTCCGGGACGAACGAACATTATTTTGCCGGAAGTCTCGATGAAATCAAGCTCTATTCGCGTGCGCTGCTTGCGGCCGATATCGCCGCTCTTGCCGCGGATAAACCATCTCCGCCCGTTGTCGAACCGCCGGGACCGGTAAATCCAAACGTAGCGGTTGAAGGGAACATTACGGCCTCCTATGTCTCGCCTTGGGAAAGCCTGGTGGGACTAAATGACGAATACGAGCCGACAAGCTCGGCGGACAGGGGACACCCGATTTACGGGAACTGGGATACTCGTGGGACCGAGCAGTGGGTGCAGTATGACTTTGACCGGCCGTTTACCCTCTCGTCAAGTGAGGTGTACTGGTTTGCCGATCATGACGGGATCGATCTGCCAGCGTCGTTTTACATCCAGTATTGGACGGGGACCGATTGGGTGAAGGTGTCGAATCCTTCCGAATATGGCGTTCTTCCGGATCAGTATAATGTGACCACCTTCGATCCGGTAACAACGACGAAAATCCGCCTAACCATGAAGGCCAAGGCAACGACATCCACAGGCATTCAACAGTGGAAGGTGATTGGAGCATCCACAAGCGAATAG
- a CDS encoding beta-L-arabinofuranosidase domain-containing protein: MGLVKEDESIVIKDMETLYLGNLATVEFDLRLPLEGKYGSKINWTSGDSRFLHDDGTVTRPKYGIGKRTVLLRATFRYGDCIKEKVFEVTILEEKNQIRVSRIYPILLKEEKGRPFYLPTVAVVETTEGEIISHAVDWEQGEACIVDEPGPIMFKGVLKDTAIPVSAEVWMAAGQLERETMDTTPAVHGFPADAVALKDGTVFKAAQDRSLAFLRNVNDDQMLYNFRAAAGLDTRGAPEMTGWDSSDCLLRGHTTGHYLSALALCYATSGDEDIKRKAEYMIASLEECQQAFAGQAGIHAGFLSGYTEEQFDQLEKFTRYPEIWAPYYTLHKIFAGVLDCYRHLGIRTALTIADQLGDWVYHRLNRLPNRVLKTMWSMYIAGEFGGMNESLAELYSMTHKPEHLAAANLFENDRLFVPLRAGIDALGGLHANQHIPQVIGALKIFQATGEKVYYDMSRFFWQAVTGSHIYSIGGTGEGEMFRQPDRIGEYLSDRTAETCASYNMLKLTKELFVYHPATEYMNYYERTMFNHILASCDHQPTGGSTYFMPLAPGRTKSFDVAGNTCCHGTGLENHFKYPEAIYHYDESALYVNLLIPSTLHWRERQVKLTLDAERYDPGKVTLRVEGTGAFTLKIRRPYWAGPDCGMEINGQPADMADDPEGYVCISQDWQDGDEIKLFFDCRLRVETTPDRQELVSLAYGPYILAALSEESDYLRLQLREDALQESFIKETGPHGFAFRYAEDDLLFIPLANVFHERYHLYIERNTMLQ, translated from the coding sequence ATGGGTTTGGTTAAAGAGGATGAAAGCATCGTAATCAAGGATATGGAGACGCTGTATTTAGGCAATCTGGCCACTGTGGAATTCGATCTCCGCTTGCCCCTGGAAGGGAAATACGGCTCAAAAATCAACTGGACATCAGGGGATTCCCGCTTTCTCCATGACGACGGCACGGTAACCCGGCCGAAATACGGCATTGGCAAACGCACGGTTCTGCTGCGCGCAACGTTTCGATATGGCGATTGCATCAAGGAAAAAGTCTTTGAAGTGACCATTTTGGAAGAAAAGAATCAAATTCGAGTGTCACGGATTTATCCGATACTGCTGAAAGAGGAAAAGGGGAGGCCGTTTTATTTGCCGACGGTCGCCGTGGTCGAAACGACCGAGGGAGAGATCATTTCCCATGCGGTGGATTGGGAACAGGGGGAGGCATGCATTGTTGATGAGCCCGGTCCTATCATGTTTAAAGGGGTCCTGAAAGACACGGCGATTCCGGTAAGTGCGGAAGTTTGGATGGCAGCCGGGCAGCTTGAACGGGAAACGATGGACACCACTCCTGCCGTGCACGGCTTTCCCGCTGATGCGGTGGCGCTGAAGGACGGGACCGTCTTTAAAGCGGCTCAGGACAGAAGCCTGGCCTTTTTGAGAAATGTCAATGACGACCAGATGTTATATAATTTCCGAGCTGCCGCCGGACTGGATACGCGCGGTGCTCCGGAAATGACCGGTTGGGATTCGTCCGACTGCTTGCTGAGGGGGCATACGACCGGGCACTATCTGTCCGCGCTGGCATTGTGCTATGCGACTTCGGGGGATGAGGACATCAAGCGGAAGGCAGAGTACATGATCGCTTCGCTGGAAGAATGCCAGCAGGCTTTTGCAGGCCAAGCCGGAATTCATGCCGGCTTCCTCAGCGGTTACACAGAGGAACAATTTGACCAGTTGGAGAAGTTTACCCGCTATCCGGAAATATGGGCTCCTTACTACACCCTGCACAAGATCTTTGCCGGGGTACTGGACTGCTACCGCCATTTGGGAATACGTACGGCGCTGACGATCGCCGATCAGCTCGGCGACTGGGTGTATCACCGTTTGAACAGGCTCCCTAACCGCGTGCTCAAAACCATGTGGAGCATGTACATCGCCGGCGAATTTGGCGGCATGAACGAATCGCTTGCCGAGTTATACTCCATGACGCATAAGCCCGAACATCTGGCGGCGGCCAACCTGTTTGAAAACGATCGTCTGTTTGTGCCGCTGCGCGCGGGTATTGATGCCCTTGGCGGCCTCCATGCCAACCAGCATATCCCTCAGGTGATCGGCGCCCTGAAAATATTCCAGGCTACCGGGGAGAAGGTGTATTACGACATGTCCCGTTTTTTTTGGCAGGCCGTTACGGGTTCGCATATCTATTCGATCGGCGGCACGGGAGAAGGCGAAATGTTCCGGCAGCCAGACAGAATTGGCGAGTATCTCAGCGATAGAACCGCGGAAACTTGCGCCTCGTACAACATGCTGAAATTGACGAAGGAATTGTTTGTGTATCATCCGGCAACGGAATATATGAATTATTACGAGCGTACGATGTTTAATCACATTTTGGCATCCTGCGATCATCAACCGACGGGAGGCAGCACGTATTTCATGCCGCTGGCACCCGGCAGGACAAAGTCTTTTGACGTAGCGGGGAATACCTGCTGCCATGGCACCGGATTGGAGAACCATTTTAAATATCCGGAGGCGATTTATCATTACGATGAATCCGCGCTATATGTTAATTTGTTGATCCCTTCAACCCTCCATTGGCGGGAACGGCAGGTGAAGCTGACGCTGGACGCGGAGCGATACGATCCAGGTAAAGTGACGCTGCGGGTGGAGGGGACAGGGGCTTTTACATTGAAGATTCGTCGTCCTTATTGGGCCGGGCCGGATTGCGGCATGGAGATCAACGGCCAGCCAGCAGACATGGCTGACGACCCTGAAGGGTATGTATGCATCAGCCAGGATTGGCAGGATGGAGACGAGATCAAGCTTTTCTTCGACTGCAGGCTCCGCGTGGAAACGACACCGGATCGGCAGGAACTGGTGTCTCTTGCGTATGGGCCGTACATTTTGGCTGCGCTCTCTGAAGAAAGTGACTATTTGCGGCTTCAGCTGCGCGAAGATGCCCTTCAGGAAAGTTTCATCAAGGAAACCGGGCCGCATGGGTTCGCTTTCCGCTATGCCGAGGACGATTTGTTGTTCATTCCACTTGCGAATGTGTTTCACGAACGATATCACCTGTATATTGAACGGAATACGATGCTGCAGTAG
- a CDS encoding Ger(x)C family spore germination protein, with amino-acid sequence MKSWKRRLRYTCMITCCFLLAGCWSSSPIEERNLEAGIALDAEPQKTETSVRENQQQHPKYQIRRTVQFVLPEEGSNSGSPSQGNKFYNEEELGDSIMEMTRESYLSNQSPAGFHLKTIVISSELLQKVPLQELLDFYLADNDIRLSILLLTSTGTASDVFKEMISGKTPAFMLKDLFDNRSHTNRLVKPVTLAKVIGPLKSRSSFVLPNVIRIRDGITLSGAGVIRGNTQKYAGYLNKMDVEGLQWITGDLTDGIVKGTDSRSQRDFVYEIKSAKSKIQAHVNKDDISFHVKISSVGRLSESFVSDANKMKDQTLREEAGAVQDKIKELAQQTVSKMKKMRVEVANMGQALRIQHPDMWEQVKDHWDQVFATVPVTFEVKVDIEDFGASTMTTN; translated from the coding sequence ATGAAGAGTTGGAAGCGTCGCTTGAGATACACCTGCATGATTACATGTTGCTTCCTGCTTGCTGGCTGCTGGAGCAGTTCCCCCATTGAGGAGAGGAATTTGGAAGCAGGCATTGCGTTGGATGCCGAACCTCAGAAAACGGAGACGTCGGTCCGAGAAAACCAGCAACAACATCCGAAATATCAGATTCGAAGAACTGTTCAGTTCGTTCTTCCGGAAGAGGGAAGCAATTCAGGCTCTCCTTCACAGGGAAACAAGTTTTATAATGAAGAAGAGCTTGGCGATTCAATCATGGAAATGACAAGAGAATCCTATCTCAGCAATCAGTCTCCGGCAGGATTTCATCTTAAAACCATTGTTATTAGTTCGGAATTACTTCAAAAAGTTCCCCTTCAGGAACTATTGGATTTTTATTTGGCGGATAACGACATTCGACTGAGTATTCTGCTCTTAACAAGCACCGGTACAGCAAGCGATGTGTTCAAGGAAATGATATCGGGGAAAACGCCCGCCTTCATGCTGAAAGATCTTTTTGACAACCGCAGCCACACCAATCGTCTCGTCAAGCCCGTAACTCTCGCCAAAGTGATCGGACCGCTAAAATCGAGGTCCAGCTTCGTGTTACCCAACGTCATCAGGATTAGGGACGGAATCACACTGTCTGGTGCAGGGGTTATCAGGGGGAACACGCAAAAATATGCAGGATATCTGAATAAAATGGATGTAGAAGGATTGCAATGGATTACAGGAGATTTGACAGATGGGATTGTAAAAGGTACCGATTCCCGTTCGCAACGGGATTTCGTCTATGAGATCAAATCGGCAAAAAGCAAAATTCAGGCTCACGTTAATAAAGACGACATTTCGTTCCATGTGAAGATTTCATCGGTGGGTCGCCTTTCTGAAAGCTTTGTTTCTGATGCAAATAAAATGAAGGATCAGACACTGCGCGAAGAAGCAGGTGCCGTTCAGGACAAGATCAAGGAGCTGGCACAGCAAACGGTATCCAAGATGAAAAAAATGCGGGTGGAGGTAGCAAATATGGGTCAAGCCTTGCGAATTCAACACCCCGATATGTGGGAACAAGTGAAGGACCATTGGGATCAAGTCTTTGCAACCGTACCCGTGACCTTTGAAGTGAAGGTGGACATTGAAGATTTCGGAGCCTCTACGATGACCACGAATTAA
- a CDS encoding GerAB/ArcD/ProY family transporter, translating to MSAGIPETKQLTTLQTLALILCFMIGAELFTLPREIISKVSTADAWISVVLGGIFSFCTAWIIILLGQRYPHFTFYEYVQEITGKIIGKCIGLVVVLYYIHLASYELRSMEEMASFYLLEGTPGWAILACFVWISLYLCMEGISTIGRLCQIIIPISITVLILIYSLGFTAFDMNNLRPLVAKGWTPIMKGIPSTTLAFSGSECFLFVLSRMQAPKKAAKVMGLGVSLAIIFYTSAVIICIGVFSLDGVLTRTWPFFDLARSVEFEDLLLERFESLLLAIWILQIFSIFTIIFYCAALGVSQIFNLSYRISMFLILPFICLISQLPKDINEVFALGAYIGKANLVLFSCLPVLLLLISRWRVNSP from the coding sequence ATGTCAGCCGGAATTCCTGAAACGAAACAGTTAACCACGTTACAGACGCTAGCGCTTATTCTTTGTTTCATGATTGGGGCGGAATTGTTTACCCTGCCAAGGGAGATAATTAGCAAAGTAAGCACTGCCGACGCATGGATATCGGTTGTTCTGGGGGGCATATTCAGCTTCTGCACAGCCTGGATCATTATCTTGCTCGGCCAGCGATATCCGCATTTCACCTTCTATGAATACGTACAAGAAATTACTGGCAAGATTATCGGAAAATGCATCGGGCTTGTTGTCGTTCTATATTACATTCATCTTGCCAGTTATGAGTTAAGGTCTATGGAAGAAATGGCTTCCTTCTATCTTTTGGAGGGGACACCAGGATGGGCGATATTGGCTTGCTTTGTCTGGATATCTCTGTACTTGTGCATGGAGGGTATCAGCACAATCGGGAGATTATGCCAGATTATTATTCCCATATCCATAACCGTTCTTATTCTTATCTATTCTTTAGGATTTACCGCTTTCGATATGAATAATCTTCGTCCCCTCGTTGCCAAGGGATGGACACCGATCATGAAGGGCATTCCATCCACTACACTCGCCTTCAGCGGAAGCGAATGTTTCCTGTTTGTATTGAGTCGGATGCAGGCTCCCAAGAAAGCAGCTAAAGTCATGGGCTTGGGGGTCAGCCTTGCCATTATCTTTTATACGTCAGCTGTAATCATCTGTATTGGGGTCTTTTCCCTGGACGGGGTGTTGACGCGCACCTGGCCTTTCTTCGATCTTGCCCGCAGCGTGGAATTCGAAGACCTCCTGCTGGAACGATTCGAATCCCTGCTCTTGGCTATCTGGATACTGCAGATCTTCTCCATATTTACTATTATTTTTTATTGTGCAGCTCTGGGCGTTTCCCAAATTTTCAATTTATCCTACAGGATAAGCATGTTCCTGATTTTGCCGTTCATTTGCCTCATTTCCCAGTTACCTAAAGACATCAACGAAGTTTTTGCTCTGGGAGCATACATAGGTAAGGCCAATCTGGTCTTGTTCTCATGCTTGCCTGTACTGTTGCTTCTCATTTCACGTTGGCGGGTGAATTCTCCATGA